ACCATCAATTGTAAAAATCCACGGTCCGTCGCTTTTTGTAATTTTTTTCTCTGTGCCTACGGGTTTCCAACCTGAAACGGCAAGTCCACTCATTTTTACTTTATCCTGATCAATGATGAGTGCAATAATGCCCCTAGTACTGGATACGGCATTGGTAAATACAACACCTGAAAAATCGGCAGGGTTACCTGCTGCACCTCCCATAACAGCAACATCTTTTCCTGCAATTTCAACAAACCCGTCAATCAATTCTTCTCCCGATAAAATAGTATCAATTGTTGAAATAATGAAGCCAGGATTTTTGAATGTTGCCAAACCTGATTTGGCAACAGATTTAGCCGCCTCAACGGGAGGAAGCTCCTTGTACTCTTTCAATACGATGCTAAAATGTTTCGGCTTCATATCCAATAGTAAAACAACAATACTACCCTCATAATCTAATCCATCTTCCGTAAATTTTTGAGCCGTACTAGCACCGAAAACTATAATTCCTTCTGTGCTCATAATACGGGTAATCGCTTCTATATCTTCTACATTAGAAATGAACACAATGGCAAGGGTTGGTTTATAACCATCGGCCATGCATTTTACCAATGCAGTTTTAATTTCTTCGGATGCTTTTCCTATGATTGATTTTGCCTTCACGATTATTTTTCCTTTAATGCCACACAACAGGTTGTGAGGTTATGCATTTCTAAATTTCCCCCGGTAGCCCGTCCCAATTCTCCATTGCTAAACATGCCTGCCATAGGTACATTCCAAACATTTTTTACACCTTCCAGCTCCTGACTCATTAGAGGCCCCAATGATAGAATTCTGCCTGCACAACTGAAAACAACGAGTGCATCTGCTTCGGGCATTTCGGTTGCTTTTAGATTTTCTACTCCCTTTACTACTTTTTCCATTACGTCAAAATCGGGTGGTAAGGAGAAACGCACTTTTGAACCCTGCGGCACTGAACCACTACTATAATAAGAACGATCTGTCCAGTCTATTTTAAGGCCTGGCCTCATAACAGGGTCTCCTTTTTCCCGCTGTAATTGCAGCGGGAAATTGGCTGCGATTTCAAGGGCCAGATTAGTATTTTCCGGGGTAATATTTTCCAGTCCGCCGTATTTGGCAGTAATATCCAATACAGGAATATCATCTACTGTGTACACATGATTGCCTTCACTTTTTGTTACCGTTTTTACTGTTCCAACCGCTTTCCATCCACAGGTGGCAATACCTTTTATTTCCACTTTTGTTTCATCCAGTGCAATGCAAACCATAGCATTGCCGCTATCTTTACCATTTGTAAAAACGAAGGTGGAGGTAAAAGCATAATCATCGCCTGCTGCCCCTCCATAAGCATTAACTTCTTTACCGGCAATGTCCTCAATGCCGCGAAGTATTTCTTCTCCATCGGCTGCCATATGACTGGCGCCGATTAAAAAAGCAGGTGTTGTAAATTTTGCCTTTGCTTTTTGAGCAATGCCGCTTGACACTTCTCTGTAATTTTTTTCGGGATATTCTTCAAAATATATTTGAAAATGATCCTTATTCATGTCAAGTAAAAGAATTGCTGCTGAACCTTTTTGAGTTTCTTCATCAATGAACTCTCCATTAGTGGTGCAGCCAAAAATGGCTATACCGGCTTCATCAAGCAAATTGCTGATAGCCGTTCTGTCCTGAGCTTTTGAAATAAAGCAGATACCTAATGTTGGATTAAAACCGTCAGCCATGCTTTGCGTTAACGCAGCTTTTACTTCTGCTGTAGATTTTCCTTTAATTGATTTTGCTTTCATTGCAACTGTTTGTGTGTTATCGAGTTAGGCTTTATTGCCCAGCAAGAAGTTATTGAAATAGGGCACTATTTTATTAAACAAATGGAATTAGTACAATACGTTATCCAGGATTCTGGCAATGTTGCGCTCCTTGCTTCCCAATTCTTTGTCTGCATGGAATAGCTCCCACACCTCTTTCTTGAGTTGACCCAGTTCCATGTTCGAGTATTCGTGTTGTTCCAACGCATGCTGAATTTTTTCCAGACAGTCATCCTCCTCATCTTCACAAAACTCCTCGTACAGTCTGTTGAATGTTTCTGAGTCGATTTTGGATTTTATAAGATTGAGCTCTTCCTCGGTTTCATGAGAATCTGCCCTTGCACAGAGTAACAGCACGTAAATTTTTAATTCATCTTTAGACCAATGGTTGGGTTGTTTTTTCATTGTGTTACTATTTAATTAGTTTTAGAGTCAAAAGGTCCTCCGTTTTGGTGTTCTCGTTGAGATGGTTACTTCGCAGGGCAATAAAAATCCAGACTAAAACCGGAACATTTTCAGTAGTAGGATATCGAAAATATTTACTGAAAGTACTCGCCATGGCCCAATAGCTATCAGGCCGAATATCGTATGGAAAGCGTTCGCACGGATATTCAGACAATAGCCGAAGCCTTAATGTCCTGAAGAATGAAATCATGAGAGGTTAGTTAGTTATTTCTAAATATATGAAATTTAGATAACTAAAGGCTACGTACTACTACGTATTTAAAAGAAGCAGAGAAACTTACAAATATTCTGAAACGAATTTTTTGGAATAATTTTTTATTTCATTTCTGGTTTTTTCAAAAGCAGTGTGAATTTCTGCTTCAGTACCCTTAATCTTAGAAGGATCCGAAAAATTTTGATGTAGTCTCAGCGCATTGGGAGCCGGAATAAAAGGACAGTTTTCCTGTGCATGATCGCAGACTGTAATTATGTAATCCCATGATATTCCGGGATATTCCTCAACATGATTTGAAGTGTGTTGTGTAATATCTATTCCGTCTTCCGCCATAATCGCTACAGCACCCGGGTTGAGTCCGTGCGTTTCTATCCCGGCGCTGTAAATGTTGGCCTTGTTTTTGGCGAAATGCTTTAAGTAACCTTCTGCCATCTGACTTCTACAGCTGTTGCCGGTGCACAATACGAGGATGTTTTTCATATAATTTACTTTTTTACTTCTTCTTTCCATGAGTACATTATCGTGCCAGATCCCGTCACGTTGTGCAATTTTTTCGCGAACACCCACAATTCTGAAACCATATTGTTCATGTAGTATGATACTCACTTCATTCTGAGCAAAAATTCCGGCCTGTAAGGTCCAAAAGCCTTCCTTTTCACTTTCCGAAATCAAATGGCCAAGGAGTTTTTTACCGATTCCTTTTCCTTGATACGCTTTTGATACATAGATAGTATTTTCAGCAACTCCCTTATAAACTTCTCGTTTCGAAACCGGGCTTAAGGCACACCAAGCTACGATCACATTGTCTACAATTGCAAC
This genomic stretch from Ulvibacter sp. MAR_2010_11 harbors:
- a CDS encoding FIST signal transduction protein; the encoded protein is MKAKSIIGKASEEIKTALVKCMADGYKPTLAIVFISNVEDIEAITRIMSTEGIIVFGASTAQKFTEDGLDYEGSIVVLLLDMKPKHFSIVLKEYKELPPVEAAKSVAKSGLATFKNPGFIISTIDTILSGEELIDGFVEIAGKDVAVMGGAAGNPADFSGVVFTNAVSSTRGIIALIIDQDKVKMSGLAVSGWKPVGTEKKITKSDGPWIFTIDGEPAVDLIQKFLGEDILTNRNHATGLLPSDLGYPLQFEREPGSFLMRPLLLWNTTDKSVMVSGTVNEGEKFRFSLPPDFDVIDKVIDSTKKIKEKEMPDVDALLTFSCVGRLGSFGPMVSTEIEGLASTWNKPMIGFFSLGEFGKLDNGSSEFHGTTVSWVALKEK
- a CDS encoding FIST signal transduction protein, producing the protein MKAKSIKGKSTAEVKAALTQSMADGFNPTLGICFISKAQDRTAISNLLDEAGIAIFGCTTNGEFIDEETQKGSAAILLLDMNKDHFQIYFEEYPEKNYREVSSGIAQKAKAKFTTPAFLIGASHMAADGEEILRGIEDIAGKEVNAYGGAAGDDYAFTSTFVFTNGKDSGNAMVCIALDETKVEIKGIATCGWKAVGTVKTVTKSEGNHVYTVDDIPVLDITAKYGGLENITPENTNLALEIAANFPLQLQREKGDPVMRPGLKIDWTDRSYYSSGSVPQGSKVRFSLPPDFDVMEKVVKGVENLKATEMPEADALVVFSCAGRILSLGPLMSQELEGVKNVWNVPMAGMFSNGELGRATGGNLEMHNLTTCCVALKEK
- a CDS encoding GNAT family N-acetyltransferase is translated as MEIIHLEKKHYPSVTKIYSEGLKTGIASFETKTPSWQQWNDKFLPTCRYVAIVDNVIVAWCALSPVSKREVYKGVAENTIYVSKAYQGKGIGKKLLGHLISESEKEGFWTLQAGIFAQNEVSIILHEQYGFRIVGVREKIAQRDGIWHDNVLMERRSKKVNYMKNILVLCTGNSCRSQMAEGYLKHFAKNKANIYSAGIETHGLNPGAVAIMAEDGIDITQHTSNHVEEYPGISWDYIITVCDHAQENCPFIPAPNALRLHQNFSDPSKIKGTEAEIHTAFEKTRNEIKNYSKKFVSEYL